The sequence TAACCAATCAAATGTTAACCAATATTTTTATTCCGAATACGCCACTGCATGATGGTGCCGTAATCATTAACCGAGATAAAATCGTGGCAGCTGCATGTTATTTGCCTTTGTCTGAAAGTCCTTTTATTTCAAAAGAACTAGGTACGAGGCACCGGGCTGCGCTAGGAATTAGTGAAGTAACCGATGCTGTAACCATTATTGTGTCGGAGGAGACCGGTAGTATTTCCTGCACAAAAAGCGGCGAGTTACATCGAAATATTACAGCGGAGAAGCTGTCAGAACTACTGGAAAAGGAATTAGTAACTAAATTTAAGACGTCAACGACGAAGGCATGGAATTGGAGGGGTAAAAAAAATGAATAGTTGGTTGGAAAAACCCTGGGTTATAAGAGTAGTGGCCTTAGTTCTTTCCGTCTTGCTTTTTGTTGTTGTTGCTTTTGATGAGAATGTGTATGATAATGACGATGGATTTGAATTACCTTTTGGAGATACAACCAGTGATACACAAACGATGGAGGATGTACCTGTACAAACTGAGATTGATCAGGAGAAGTATGTCGTAAGTGGTGTGCCGGAAACGGTGAAAGTTTCTTTGTCGGGTTCAGTAAGTCTTGTTACATCTATGGTTCTCCAACGAAATTTTGATGTCTTTGTTGATTTAGAAGGATTAGAGCCAGGTACACATCAAGTAGACCTTGAATATTCAGGTATTCAAGATCGTTTGAATGTTTATATTGAGCCGCAGGAAGTGGAAGTAACCATCGAAGAACGGGCAAGTAAAGAGTTCAATGTCACCATGGATGCGGTAAATCGAGATAAAGTAGAAGCAGGATATGAAGTCGCAAATATTACAACAGATCCTGGCAAAGTGTTAGTAACCAGTTCGAAAAGCGTTATTAATAAGATTGCGATTGTGAAGGCGTTTGTAGATGTTGAAGGTTTTAATGAGTCACAGACCATTGATAATGTTCCTGTAAAGGTATATGATAATCAAGGCAACCAATTAAATGTAAGAATTGATCCGCCGACTGTTGATGTTGAGGTAGAAATGAGTAACCCAAGTAAAAGCGTTCCTATAACCTTAGAAACGGAAAATGAGCTGCCAGAGGGGATTAAATTAGAAGAAACAAAGCTGGAAAATGAACAGGTGCAAATTTTTGCAGCAGAAAGCTATTTGGCAGAATTAGAAGAGATAAAAACGAAACCAATTGACCTTAGCAAATTAACAGAAAGTGGCAGTATGGAAGTGGAGCTCGCTCTACCTTCAGAAGTAAGAAAAGCAGCGAACGAGACAGTGAATGTCGATGTTAGTGTAGAAAAGGTGGAAGAACAAGACCTAAATGACGTCGCGATTCAGTTAGAAGGTGAAGAATCAGGACAAACTGTTTCTTTTGTTGAGCCGGATTCGAATGTCATGAACATTACGATGAGTGGCTATCCATCCGACTTAGAGCAAATCAGTCCAGAAGATTTGCAATTGCTTGTCGATGTTGGAGGTTTAGGTCCCGGTGAACACGAAGTACCGATTGAGTTGATTACACCGGACGATGTACCAGAATCTGTCCAATTTGAATTACAATTTGAACAAGCCGCTATAAACATCGAAGAAGAAGAGTAGTACATAAAGCGATAGTATATCGATTTGAATCGTAAAAGGAGAGAATGTAAAAATGGGAAAATATTTTGGAACGGATGGGGTCCGTGGTATCGCAAATAAGGGTTTAACACCAGAACTAGCTTTTAAGTTAGGCCGATACGGCGGGTATGTCTTAACTAAGGAATCCGATAAGCCGAAAGTATTAATCGGGCGTGATACAAGAATCTCCGGCCATATGCTAGAAGGAGCATTAGCAGCTGGATTGCTATCTATGGGAGCAGAAGTAATGCGTTTAGGCGTAATTTCTACTCCAGGTGTTGCCTACTTAGCTAAAGTTATGAACGCACAAGCTGGTGTCATGATTTCCGCTTCTCATAATCCTGTCGAAGATAACGGTATTAAATTCTTTGGCTCTGACGGTTTTAAATTATCAGATGAACAAGAGTTGGAAATCGAAGCATTATTAGATATGGAAGAAGACGATCTTCCACGACCAGTGGGTGCAGATGTTGGCCAGGTAAATGATTATTTAGAAGGCGGCCAAAAGTATATTCAATTCTTAAAAGAAACGATCGATAATGAATTCGATGGCATGCATATCGCGTTAGATTGTGCTCATGGTGCTACTTCAGGACTTGCGTCACACCTTTTTGCTGATCTTGAAGCGGATATTTCAACACTTGGATCATCACCAAACGGATTAAATATTAATGATGGTGTGGGTTCTACGCATCCAGAGAAGCTACAAGCGTTAGTGGTTGATAAAGGTGCAGATATTGGGTTGGCATTTGATGGCGATGGCGACAGACTGATTGCTGTCGATGAAAAAGGTAACATTGTTGATGGCGACCAGATCATGTTTATCATCGGTAAATTCTTCAATCAAAAAGGGTTACTTCGTCATGCTACGGTCGTGTCTACCGTAATGAGTAATATTGGTTTCTACAAGGCGTTAGAAGCTAATGAAATGAAGAGTGATAAGACGGCAGTTGGTGACCGCTACGTAATGGAAGAGATGCGCAAAGGTGGTTACAATTTAGGTGGGGAGCAGTCCGGCCATATTATTTTCTTAGATTATAATACTACTGGTGACGGTATGCTATCAGCACTTCAACTTGTAAATGTTATGCGCGAAACAGGTAAGACATTATCAGAACTTGCTAGTGAAATGAAAAAGTTCCCACAAGTCCTGAAGAACGTTAAAGTTGTAAAGAAAAATGAAGTGATGACCAATCAAACAGTGCTGGATGCTATTGATAAGGTGGAAGCAGAAATGAATGGTCAAGGCCGTGTGCTAGTAAGACCATCAGGTACAGAACCATTAGTGCGTGTGATGGTGGAAGCACCTACATTAGAAGACTGTAATCGTTATGTCGATGAAGTGGTCGACGTGATTCAGAAATTAATGGGCATGGAAGAAGAATAAATCCAGAAGAGCTATGGCGCATTTGTGCCGTAGCTCTTTTTTATAAGTCAAGAAAGTATAAATTTTTGGCTATAGGATGTTCGCTGACAGAAACGGCCACGTCCGGCTCCAGCGCCCAGAGACTAGGCGACTTCGCGAAATCGCCCTACGATAAGTCATCATCGATTCGCAAGCTCACCGTGATTCCTTTATCTCAGTTGATTCGCTCCACTCGCTTCGTCTCTAAACGGGCGCTTGCGCCTTTGTTCAGTAGCAAAGATGCTATTATATGAGCTTTTCAAAGGCTTTCCTATTTATAATTTGATTGATGGAATGAATAAAACGAACTAATAATTGCGTGAATTTCAGTGGTTATCAATAAAAGGACGAGATCTTTATGCTCCATGCGATTCCACTGTTTATTTTTTTGAAATTGTGGTATCATATAACTAGAAACTCATATAATAATAAAAACGATCGCAGCTGTCACTGCTAGATACCCACTCTCTTGATAGGGGGTTGGCGTTATCTTTGAGAAAAATAGCCCTTACCCATTTTGCTCAGAACAGGGGGCTATTTTTTTCGTTCAAAATAGCGACAACGACTGCGATGAGCGCTATGATCATCGTAGCAAACGAAATCATGAGCGTGAGCGAGCACTTGAAATATTTCAAAATGACTACTAAGCAGCTAAACATAATCCGCGTTACAGGAAGGCAATTGGAGTGACACGTAAGGCATAGCGGTGCATAGTATGTTAGTAGGTCTTTTTACAAAAATTGTTGCCTAAAAAGATCTTTTCAAGTAAAATGTAATAGTCGTTTCTAATACGACCTACTCAAAAATAGAAAGGAGTAACGAAGTGTATTAACTGTAAAGCGCCAGGGCTATGTGAACGGACGAATTCATAGCTGACGAGGAGGAGGTTTATCGAGAATGATCGGCGGATGCCTCCCGGTTGTCCATCTCAACCGTAATGTCTCTATTCGAAAACAAGAAGGCAACTTTTTGAACAAGAATAGGAACGAGGTGACATATCAAACACGAGAAAGGGGCAAATAATCGCCCCATGTCAAAAAGGATCGGTTGTTTGCCCCTTAATTTCAAGGAGGAAACAACGTTATGTGCGGAATTGTAGGATATATTGGAGCAAATGATTCAAAGGAAATCTTGTTAACTGGATTAGAAAAATTGGAGTACCGCGGATACGACTCTGCA is a genomic window of Gracilibacillus salinarum containing:
- a CDS encoding CdaR family protein; the encoded protein is MNSWLEKPWVIRVVALVLSVLLFVVVAFDENVYDNDDGFELPFGDTTSDTQTMEDVPVQTEIDQEKYVVSGVPETVKVSLSGSVSLVTSMVLQRNFDVFVDLEGLEPGTHQVDLEYSGIQDRLNVYIEPQEVEVTIEERASKEFNVTMDAVNRDKVEAGYEVANITTDPGKVLVTSSKSVINKIAIVKAFVDVEGFNESQTIDNVPVKVYDNQGNQLNVRIDPPTVDVEVEMSNPSKSVPITLETENELPEGIKLEETKLENEQVQIFAAESYLAELEEIKTKPIDLSKLTESGSMEVELALPSEVRKAANETVNVDVSVEKVEEQDLNDVAIQLEGEESGQTVSFVEPDSNVMNITMSGYPSDLEQISPEDLQLLVDVGGLGPGEHEVPIELITPDDVPESVQFELQFEQAAINIEEEE
- the glmM gene encoding phosphoglucosamine mutase, which gives rise to MGKYFGTDGVRGIANKGLTPELAFKLGRYGGYVLTKESDKPKVLIGRDTRISGHMLEGALAAGLLSMGAEVMRLGVISTPGVAYLAKVMNAQAGVMISASHNPVEDNGIKFFGSDGFKLSDEQELEIEALLDMEEDDLPRPVGADVGQVNDYLEGGQKYIQFLKETIDNEFDGMHIALDCAHGATSGLASHLFADLEADISTLGSSPNGLNINDGVGSTHPEKLQALVVDKGADIGLAFDGDGDRLIAVDEKGNIVDGDQIMFIIGKFFNQKGLLRHATVVSTVMSNIGFYKALEANEMKSDKTAVGDRYVMEEMRKGGYNLGGEQSGHIIFLDYNTTGDGMLSALQLVNVMRETGKTLSELASEMKKFPQVLKNVKVVKKNEVMTNQTVLDAIDKVEAEMNGQGRVLVRPSGTEPLVRVMVEAPTLEDCNRYVDEVVDVIQKLMGMEEE
- a CDS encoding putative holin-like toxin; translated protein: MFSCLVVILKYFKCSLTLMISFATMIIALIAVVVAILNEKNSPLF